In Silene latifolia isolate original U9 population chromosome 3, ASM4854445v1, whole genome shotgun sequence, a single window of DNA contains:
- the LOC141646742 gene encoding elongation factor G-1, mitochondrial-like gives MATRSSKTLANRLIYTLSNSQSLHHHAPPCTALLSHKLRFFSAGAAAATRKNDKASVWEESMAKVRNIGISAHIDSGKTTLTERVLYYTGKIHEIHEVRGRDGVGAKMDSMDLEREKGITIQSAATYCTWKDFQINIIDTPGHVDFTIEVERALRVLDGAILVLCSVGGVQSQSITVDRQMRRYEVPRVAFINKLDRMGADPWKVLNQARAKLRHHSAAVQVPIGLEEDFEGLVDLVKQKAYYFRGSSGENMVTDEVPTNMEALVAEKRHELIEVVSEVDDKLAELFLADEPISSSDLEDAIRRVTISRKFVPVFMGSAFKNKGVQSLLDGVLDYLPCPTEVSNYALDQNNDEEKVMLSGSPTGPLVALAFKLEEGKFGQLTYLRIYEGAIKKGDFIHNINTGKKVKVPRLVRMHSNEMEDIQEAHAGQIVAVFGVDCSSGDTFTDGTVKYTMTSMNVPEPVMSLAVSPVSKDSGGQFSKALNRFQREDPTFRVGLDAESGQTIISGMGELHLAIYVERIRREYKVDAQTGKPRVNFREAITQRADFDYIHKKQSGGQGQYGRVCGFIEPLPLGSTDKFEFENMMVGQAIPSGFIPAIEKGFKEAANSGSLIGHPVEYIRICLTDGAAHAVDSSELAFKLASIYAFRQCYTKAKPVVLEPIMLVEVKVPMEFQGSVTGDINKRKGMIIGNDQDGDDSVITAHVPLNKMFGYSTDLRSMTQGKGEFTMEYKEHSPVPQDVQMELMNDYKLAKGEQ, from the exons ATGGCGACTCGTTCATCCAAAACCCTAGCAAATCGCCTCATCTACACACTCTCCAACTCCCAATCTCTCCACCACCACGCGCCGCCGTGTACGGCTCTCCTTAGCCACAAGCTTCGATTCTTCTCCGCCGGAGCTGCGGCGGCGACGCGTAAGAATGACAAGGCGTCGGTATGGGAGGAATCAATGGCGAAAGTCCGGAATATTGGAATATCGGCGCATATTGACTCAGGGAAGACTACGCTTACGGAGCGAGTATTGTATTATACTGGTAAGATTCATGAGATCCATGAGGTTCGAGGCCGAGACGGTGTTGGTGCGAAGATGGATTCCATGGATTTGGAGAGGGAGAAAGGGATTACTATTCAGTCTGCTGCTACTTACTGTACTTGGAAAGATTTCCAG ATCAATATAATCGACACTCCAGGTCACGTTGATTTTACCATTGAAGTAGAGAGAGCATTACGTGTGCTCGATGGCGCTATTCTTGTCCTTTGTAGTGTCGGTGGTGTTCAAAGTCAGTCAATTACTGTTGATCGGCAAATGAGAAGGTATGAGGTTCCCAGGGTTGCATTCATCAATAAGTTGGATAGAATGGGAGCAGATCCATGGAAAGTTCTCAACCAG GCTAGAGCAAAGCTCAGGCATCACAGTGCTGCTGTTCAAGTACCTATTGGCCTTGAAGAGGATTTTGAGGGTCTTGTGGATCTCGTGAAACAAAAAGCTTACTACTTCCGTGGGTCAAGCGG TGAAAACATGGTTACGGATGAAGTTCCAACGAACATGGAAGCTTTAGTGGCTGAAAAGCGGCACGAGTTAATAGAGGTGGTGTCTGAGGTTGATGATAAATTGGCCGAGTTGTTTCTTGCAGATGAGCCTATTTCTTCTTCTGATCTTGAG GATGCTATCCGAAGAGTGACTATATCACGGAAATTTGTTCCGGTATTCATGGGGAGTGCATTTAAGAACAAG GGGGTACAATCACTTCTTGATGGAGTCCTTGATTACTTGCCATGCCCCACTGAAGTCAGCAACTATGCTCTTGATCAGAACAATGATGAAGAGAAG GTTATGCTATCTGGGTCTCCAACTGGACCTCTTGTAGCACTGGCTTTTAAATTGGAAGAAGGAAAATTCGGACAATTAACGTATCTGAG AATATATGAAGGTGCTATCAAGAAAGGCGACTTCATACATAATATCAATACGGGCAAGAAAGTTAAG GTTCCTCGTCTTGTTCGGATGCATTCTAATGAGATGGAG GACATTCAAGAAGCACATGCTGGGCAAATTGTTGCCGTATTTGGAGTTGATTGTTCCTCAG GAGACACTTTTACCGACGGTACAGTGAAGTACACTATGACATCCATGAATGTTCCTGAGCCTGTGATGTCTTTGGCTGTTTCACCTGTTTCTAAGGACTCGGGAGGGCAA TTTTCGAAAGCTCTCAATCGTTTCCAGAGGGAGGATCCAACCTTCCGTGTCGGATTAGATGCGGAAAGCGGACAGACTATTATTTCAGGGATGGGAGAGTTGCATTTAGCCATTTATGTGGAGCGCATCCGACGAGAGTATAAG GTTGATGCCCAAACAGGAAAGCCTCGTGTTAATTTCAGAGAAGCTATTACTCAACGCGCTGATTTTGATTATATACATAAGAAGCAAAGTGGGGGTCAGGGGCAGTACGGTAGAGTGTGCGG ATTTATTGAGCCACTTCCTCTTGGATCGACTGATAAGTTTGAATTTGAGAATATGATGGTAGGGCAAGCTATTCCATCAGGTTTCATACCAGCAATTGAGAAAGGATTCAAAGAAGCAGCAAATTC GGGTTCACTTATTGGGCATCCAGTGGAGTATATTCGTATTTGCTTAACAGATGGCGCAGCACATGCTGTAGATTCCAGTGAGCTTGCATTCAAACTGGCATCCATATATGCATTTAGACAG TGCTATACGAAAGCTAAGCCCGTGGTATTAGAACCAATAATGTTGGTGGAGGTGAAAGTACCTATGGAGTTTCAGGGTTCTGTGACTGGTGACATAAACAA GAGGAAAGGTATGATCATTGGCAATGACCAGGATGGTGATGATTCTGTAATAACTGCGCAT GTTCCTCTTAACAAAATGTTTGGATATTCCACCGACCTGCGCTCGATGACACAG GGAAAAGGTGAATTCACAATGGAATACAAAGAGCATTCTCCGGTTCCTCAAGATGTGCAAATGGAATTGATGAATGATTACAAGCTCGCCAAGGGAGAACAGTAA
- the LOC141646743 gene encoding uncharacterized protein LOC141646743 isoform X1: protein MATHSINGVCINEITTSYLHFPKLCSPLSSLFTSTSPSASPFSYSYSVCNKVCHKLRVSSEGLPSNVEEEESKFVPINDEDPGFGPPAILLLGFGVEEADKIKQFLKDLEGEFLQVIYCTEDMITRSLSDALNSKQESLDKLKIAKSVPRLCFLSGLTGEEMMMFIDGFEETDLEEAVFAAHLPNNSNRPLQEVIDEVMGDHEMVSGESGDSEET from the exons ATGGCCACACATAGTATTAATGGAGTTTGCATCAATGAAATCACTACTTCATATCTTCATTTTCCCAAACTATGTTCACCATTATCATCCCTCTTTACAAGTACTTCTCCCTCAGCTTCTCCATTTTCTTACTCTTACTCCGTCTGTAACAAAGTTTGTCATAAACTCAGAGTTTCTTCTGAAG GACTACCTAGTAATgtagaagaagaagaatcaaAGTTTGTTCCTATTAATGATGAAGATCCTGGTTTCGGGCCTCCG GCCATATTGCTTCTCGGATTCGGAGTTGAAGAGGCAGATAAG ATAAAGCAATTCCTGAAGGATTTGGAAGGGGAATTCTTACAG GTTATATACTGCACAGAAGATATGATCACTCGGTCCCTGTCGGACGCATTGAACAGCAAGCAAGAGAGCTTGGATAAATTGAAG ATTGCAAAATCAGTACCTCGGCTATGCTTTCTCTCAGGGCTAACTGGTGAAGAGATGATGATGTTCATTGACGGCTTTGAAGAAACAG ATCTAGAGGAAGCAGTGTTCGCTGCCCATCTCCCAAACAACTCCAATAGGCCATTGCAGGAGGTAATAGATGAGGTTATGGGGGATCATGAGATGGTG TCGGGAGAGTCGGGAGATTCGGAGGAGACATGA
- the LOC141646743 gene encoding uncharacterized protein LOC141646743 isoform X2, producing the protein MATHSINGVCINEITTSYLHFPKLCSPLSSLFTSTSPSASPFSYSYSVCNKVCHKLRVSSEGLPSNVEEEESKFVPINDEDPGFGPPAILLLGFGVEEADKIKQFLKDLEGEFLQVIYCTEDMITRSLSDALNSKQESLDKLKIAKSVPRLCFLSGLTGEEMMMFIDGFEETDLEEAVFAAHLPNNSNRPLQEVIDEVMGDHEMVSGDSEET; encoded by the exons ATGGCCACACATAGTATTAATGGAGTTTGCATCAATGAAATCACTACTTCATATCTTCATTTTCCCAAACTATGTTCACCATTATCATCCCTCTTTACAAGTACTTCTCCCTCAGCTTCTCCATTTTCTTACTCTTACTCCGTCTGTAACAAAGTTTGTCATAAACTCAGAGTTTCTTCTGAAG GACTACCTAGTAATgtagaagaagaagaatcaaAGTTTGTTCCTATTAATGATGAAGATCCTGGTTTCGGGCCTCCG GCCATATTGCTTCTCGGATTCGGAGTTGAAGAGGCAGATAAG ATAAAGCAATTCCTGAAGGATTTGGAAGGGGAATTCTTACAG GTTATATACTGCACAGAAGATATGATCACTCGGTCCCTGTCGGACGCATTGAACAGCAAGCAAGAGAGCTTGGATAAATTGAAG ATTGCAAAATCAGTACCTCGGCTATGCTTTCTCTCAGGGCTAACTGGTGAAGAGATGATGATGTTCATTGACGGCTTTGAAGAAACAG ATCTAGAGGAAGCAGTGTTCGCTGCCCATCTCCCAAACAACTCCAATAGGCCATTGCAGGAGGTAATAGATGAGGTTATGGGGGATCATGAGATGGTG TCGGGAGATTCGGAGGAGACATGA